A genomic segment from candidate division TA06 bacterium encodes:
- a CDS encoding NADH-quinone oxidoreductase subunit H, translating to MMTSFLKIAGMVALLLFVSPLLEGILRKFKALVHSRIGPPLLQPYWDILKLLGKDDVRSPHSFLGPLPAFLGLAAILAAGLLVPLGAASPLASGDLFLFLYLISFASVCVMLAGMDSGSPYGFLGAAREMMTSFVVEPVLFIALITVAIKTRNFRFSDMAAYQQISGNSLSTIISGAALFLGIQAQLSKLPFDIPEAEGELMGGTFVEMSGPTFAMYRWGFIAKQVIFSMILAQLFFPWPLGLAGLWAVVAQIVKVVLIVVLVGLIDVVNPRLRIDQAIVYYFGVILMAIVGLVFALVGA from the coding sequence ATGATGACATCTTTTTTGAAAATAGCCGGTATGGTGGCGCTGCTGTTGTTCGTCTCCCCGCTGCTGGAGGGCATACTGCGCAAGTTCAAAGCGCTGGTGCATTCCCGGATCGGGCCGCCGCTGCTGCAGCCGTACTGGGACATCTTAAAGCTTTTAGGCAAGGACGATGTCCGCTCGCCCCACTCCTTCCTTGGCCCGCTGCCGGCCTTTCTGGGCCTGGCCGCCATCTTGGCCGCCGGCCTGCTGGTGCCCCTGGGCGCGGCTTCGCCGCTGGCCAGCGGCGACCTGTTCCTGTTCCTGTATCTGATCAGCTTCGCCTCGGTCTGCGTGATGCTGGCCGGCATGGACTCCGGCTCGCCCTACGGCTTTTTGGGCGCCGCCCGGGAGATGATGACCTCGTTCGTAGTGGAGCCGGTGCTGTTCATCGCTTTGATCACCGTGGCCATCAAGACCCGCAATTTCCGCTTCTCCGACATGGCGGCCTACCAGCAGATATCCGGGAACTCGCTTTCCACCATCATCTCCGGGGCCGCCCTGTTCTTGGGCATTCAGGCCCAGCTCAGCAAACTGCCGTTTGACATCCCCGAGGCCGAGGGCGAGCTGATGGGCGGCACCTTCGTGGAGATGTCCGGCCCGACCTTCGCCATGTACCGCTGGGGCTTCATCGCCAAGCAGGTGATATTCTCCATGATCCTGGCCCAGCTGTTCTTCCCCTGGCCGCTGGGATTGGCCGGCCTATGGGCGGTAGTGGCCCAGATCGTCAAAGTGGTTCTGATTGTGGTGCTGGTGGGATTGATTGACGTGGTCAACCCCCGGCTGAGGATAGACCAGGCCATAGTCTACTATTTCGGGGTGATCCTGATGGCCATAGTGGGGCTGGTGTTCGCGCTGGTGGGAGCTTGA
- a CDS encoding four helix bundle protein: MTVNNFEDLKIWQEARQLTKRIYVITSNSCMKHDYALVDQMRRAAVSVMANIAEGFERCNNKEFIQYLYIAKGSCGELRSHLFVAEDAGYIDGKLSAETRSFAGGLSSMINNLILYLKQSKIKGAKHKTIPPTVQTRETSLNLLNEKSKV, encoded by the coding sequence ATGACGGTAAATAATTTTGAGGACTTAAAAATCTGGCAGGAAGCCAGACAATTGACGAAGCGCATTTATGTAATTACTTCCAATAGTTGCATGAAGCATGACTATGCGCTGGTTGACCAGATGCGACGGGCTGCGGTATCGGTAATGGCGAATATAGCCGAGGGATTTGAACGGTGTAATAACAAGGAATTCATACAATACTTATATATTGCCAAAGGGTCTTGCGGGGAGTTGAGGAGCCATTTATTTGTGGCAGAGGATGCCGGATATATTGACGGCAAACTGTCTGCCGAAACACGGTCTTTCGCCGGCGGGCTTTCCTCGATGATAAACAATCTTATTTTATATCTCAAACAGAGCAAAATAAAAGGCGCCAAGCATAAAACAATTCCGCCAACCGTTCAAACCAGAGAAACCAGTTTAAACCTATTAAACGAAAAAAGCAAAGTATGA
- a CDS encoding NADH-quinone oxidoreductase subunit K, which produces MGDLITTLMVCHFLASVGAAEIRNLKTSTIFLMLQSLLLALIIAAFAGRSQNYSLYWWAAITVVSKVIVIPGMLWWHIKKTQVMEIKPLVSFVVSFILLAIFLVAFYQMIHTHANFVAPTAVAAAEPTRSALALSFTIFVLGLYVLVIHRDAVKIIIGLNLIENGVHLALVTLVPQMPITTKLGIVSNVVFAILMLLWLTQNIYQAFGSSDTLKLSSLKG; this is translated from the coding sequence ATGGGCGACTTAATCACAACCCTAATGGTCTGCCACTTTTTAGCCTCGGTGGGCGCGGCCGAGATCAGAAATCTTAAAACCTCCACCATTTTTCTGATGCTGCAGTCACTGCTCTTGGCCCTGATCATCGCGGCCTTCGCCGGGCGCAGCCAGAACTACTCGCTTTACTGGTGGGCGGCCATAACCGTGGTCTCCAAGGTGATCGTCATCCCCGGGATGTTGTGGTGGCACATCAAAAAGACCCAGGTGATGGAAATAAAGCCATTAGTCAGCTTCGTGGTCTCCTTTATCCTGCTGGCCATTTTTCTAGTGGCCTTTTACCAGATGATCCACACCCACGCCAATTTTGTGGCCCCCACCGCGGTCGCCGCGGCGGAGCCGACCCGCTCGGCCCTGGCCCTTTCCTTCACCATCTTCGTGCTGGGGCTATACGTGCTGGTGATCCACCGGGATGCGGTCAAGATCATCATCGGCCTGAACCTGATCGAGAACGGCGTGCACCTGGCTCTGGTCACTTTGGTGCCGCAAATGCCCATCACCACTAAATTGGGGATTGTCTCCAACGTCGTGTTCGCGATATTGATGTTGCTGTGGCTGACCCAAAACATCTACCAGGCCTTCGGGTCCTCCGACACCTTGAAGCTCTCCAGCTTGAAGGGATGA
- a CDS encoding four helix bundle protein, producing MATFKRFEDINAWQKARELTKSVYMITKESIFYRDQGLREQIRRASISVMSNIAEGFGRGGKREFIQFLSIAKGSVTEIQSHLYVALDMGYINQQIFDKMYKAAEDINCMIYGLMSYLQKTPVSGIKYKQ from the coding sequence ATGGCTACATTCAAAAGATTTGAGGACATCAATGCCTGGCAGAAGGCAAGAGAACTGACCAAGTCAGTTTATATGATCACGAAAGAAAGTATTTTTTACCGGGACCAGGGATTAAGGGAGCAGATCAGGCGGGCATCAATTTCGGTGATGTCTAATATTGCAGAAGGTTTTGGCCGGGGCGGGAAGAGGGAATTCATTCAGTTTTTATCCATAGCCAAGGGTTCGGTAACGGAAATCCAAAGCCATTTATACGTTGCCCTGGACATGGGCTACATAAATCAGCAGATTTTCGATAAAATGTATAAGGCAGCCGAAGACATTAACTGCATGATCTACGGCCTGATGTCATATCTGCAAAAGACGCCGGTTTCCGGAATAAAATATAAACAATGA
- a CDS encoding 4Fe-4S dicluster domain-containing protein — protein sequence MILSKIKEAIICFKNLRVTFPYPLKRNIEALPVEGFRGKLTIDVSKCIGCAGCANVCPSRLIIITDKKAVRRLDFYLERCTYCGRCAEVCPEKAITMTQEFETATDDVHNDLHISAEVYMGTCQRCGRCFETQTILDKMMTVGFRNNQTTE from the coding sequence ATGATACTATCAAAGATAAAAGAAGCCATCATCTGCTTCAAGAACCTGAGGGTCACTTTCCCCTATCCCTTAAAGCGGAACATCGAGGCCCTGCCGGTGGAAGGCTTCCGGGGCAAGCTGACCATAGACGTCTCCAAGTGCATCGGCTGCGCGGGCTGCGCCAACGTCTGCCCCTCGCGGCTGATCATCATCACCGACAAGAAAGCGGTGCGCCGGCTGGACTTTTACCTGGAGCGCTGCACCTACTGCGGGCGTTGCGCCGAGGTCTGCCCGGAGAAGGCCATCACCATGACCCAGGAGTTCGAGACCGCCACCGACGACGTCCACAACGACCTGCACATCAGCGCCGAGGTCTATATGGGCACCTGCCAGCGCTGCGGAAGATGCTTCGAGACCCAGACCATTTTGGACAAGATGATGACGGTGGGGTTCCGGAACAATCAAACTACCGAATAA
- a CDS encoding cyclic nucleotide-binding domain-containing protein, with protein sequence MVDKKLLKDNSLFSDCSQSEIDKLSPLFSERSYVANQVMIPEQSENRELMILLEGSVAVEVALSLSASAEKLMLTSETSPGRIIEWSSAIDTTKSGGTASARALKPTKVLVADGQALVGLLKSEKELGYKLMQKILLVIASRLKDTRLQLISMAAQCR encoded by the coding sequence ATGGTGGATAAAAAACTGCTGAAGGACAATTCGCTGTTCAGCGACTGCAGCCAGTCCGAAATAGACAAACTGTCCCCGCTTTTCAGCGAGCGCTCCTACGTCGCCAACCAGGTGATGATCCCGGAGCAGTCCGAGAACCGCGAACTGATGATCCTGCTGGAAGGCAGCGTGGCGGTGGAAGTGGCCTTAAGCCTTTCGGCCAGCGCCGAAAAACTGATGCTGACCTCCGAGACTTCGCCCGGACGGATCATCGAATGGTCTTCGGCCATCGACACCACCAAAAGCGGGGGCACCGCTTCGGCCCGGGCCCTAAAGCCCACCAAAGTGCTGGTGGCCGACGGACAGGCGCTGGTCGGCCTGCTTAAGTCCGAGAAGGAGCTGGGCTACAAGCTGATGCAAAAGATACTGCTGGTGATCGCTTCGCGGCTGAAGGACACCAGATTGCAACTGATCAGCATGGCGGCGCAGTGCCGCTGA